A window of the Rhodoferax sp. GW822-FHT02A01 genome harbors these coding sequences:
- the nuoG gene encoding NADH-quinone oxidoreductase subunit NuoG yields the protein MIEIELDGKKVEISEGSMIMHAADRAGTYIPHFCYHKKLSIAANCRMCLVDVEKMPKPMPACATPVTQGMIVRTKSDKAIKAQKSVMEFLLINHPLDCPICDQGGECQLQDLAVGYGGSTSRYEEEKRVVFHKDVGPLISMEEMSRCIHCTRCVRFGQEVAGVMELGMSHRGEHAEIETFVGQSVDSELSGNMIDICPVGALTSKPFRYSARTWELSRRKSVSPHDSTGSNLIVQVKNNKVLRVVPLENEAVNECWIADRDRFSYEALNGDDRLTAPMLKQGGEWKTVDWQTALEYVANGLKQIKTNHGAQSIGALVSPHSTLEELYLAGALVRGLGSENIDYRLRNAEFGTSAQARYLGTSIASLSHLERVLVVGSNLRKDHPLFAQRIRQAAKLGCQVNALNAVMTDWALPVANTLLAPASQWVQALADIAAAVAAEQGVSAPAAGNVTSQSQAIAKSLLGGANKAILLGNAAAHHAKASSLLALANWIAAQTGATVGYLTEAANTVGAQIAGALPGTGGLNAGQMLAGGLKAAILLNTEPVQDSAAGAKAAQALNQAEMVVTLSPFKANMAFSDVLLPIAPFSETAGTFVNAEGRVQSFYAVVRPAGETRPAWKVIRVLANLLGIPGFDYESAQDVLLAMHKDAGAVPEFVPAARLGNATNAVIDLTPTTVEPAVASIYQLDGLVRRASSLQLTADARSATAQQPAQEALA from the coding sequence GCATTGCGGCCAATTGCCGCATGTGCTTGGTGGACGTGGAGAAGATGCCCAAGCCCATGCCGGCCTGTGCAACTCCCGTAACGCAGGGCATGATTGTCCGCACCAAGAGCGACAAGGCTATCAAGGCCCAGAAGTCGGTGATGGAGTTCCTGCTGATCAACCATCCGCTGGATTGCCCGATCTGTGATCAGGGCGGCGAATGCCAGTTGCAGGACTTGGCTGTGGGCTATGGCGGCTCCACTTCACGTTACGAAGAAGAAAAGCGCGTGGTCTTCCACAAGGACGTCGGCCCGCTGATTTCCATGGAGGAAATGAGCCGCTGCATTCACTGCACACGTTGCGTTCGCTTCGGTCAGGAAGTGGCTGGCGTGATGGAACTGGGCATGTCCCATCGCGGTGAGCATGCCGAGATCGAAACTTTCGTCGGTCAGTCGGTGGATTCGGAACTGTCTGGCAACATGATTGACATCTGTCCTGTGGGTGCCTTGACCAGCAAACCTTTCCGCTACAGCGCCCGTACCTGGGAGTTGTCACGCCGCAAGTCGGTCAGCCCGCATGACTCCACCGGTTCCAACCTGATTGTCCAGGTCAAGAACAACAAGGTGCTGCGTGTTGTTCCGCTGGAAAACGAAGCGGTCAACGAATGCTGGATTGCCGACCGTGATCGTTTCTCCTATGAAGCCTTGAACGGTGATGACCGTCTGACCGCGCCCATGCTCAAGCAGGGCGGTGAATGGAAGACAGTGGATTGGCAGACCGCACTGGAATACGTGGCGAACGGCCTGAAACAGATCAAGACCAACCATGGTGCGCAATCCATTGGTGCGCTGGTCAGTCCGCACAGCACGCTGGAAGAACTGTATCTGGCAGGTGCCTTGGTGCGCGGCCTGGGTAGCGAGAACATCGACTATCGCCTGCGCAACGCCGAATTTGGAACCTCTGCACAAGCGCGCTATCTGGGCACCTCGATTGCATCGCTGTCGCATCTGGAGCGCGTTCTGGTCGTGGGTTCCAACCTGCGCAAGGACCATCCCCTATTTGCACAACGTATTCGCCAGGCCGCCAAGCTGGGCTGCCAGGTCAATGCACTCAATGCAGTGATGACCGACTGGGCTTTGCCAGTGGCCAACACATTGCTGGCTCCTGCGTCGCAATGGGTACAAGCGCTGGCTGATATTGCCGCTGCAGTTGCGGCAGAGCAGGGCGTCAGTGCACCAGCTGCTGGCAACGTTACTTCTCAGTCGCAAGCGATTGCGAAAAGTCTGTTGGGCGGTGCAAACAAAGCCATCCTGCTGGGCAATGCGGCCGCTCACCATGCCAAGGCGTCCAGCCTGCTGGCACTGGCCAACTGGATCGCTGCGCAAACAGGCGCCACCGTTGGTTATCTGACGGAAGCTGCCAATACGGTTGGTGCGCAAATTGCGGGTGCCCTGCCGGGCACCGGTGGTCTGAACGCAGGGCAGATGCTGGCCGGCGGTCTCAAGGCCGCGATCCTGCTCAATACCGAACCCGTGCAGGACAGCGCAGCTGGGGCCAAGGCTGCCCAGGCGCTGAACCAGGCGGAAATGGTGGTGACGCTCAGCCCATTCAAGGCCAATATGGCCTTCAGCGACGTGCTGTTGCCCATTGCACCCTTCTCGGAAACGGCAGGTACCTTTGTGAATGCCGAAGGTCGCGTGCAGAGTTTCTATGCGGTTGTGCGCCCAGCTGGCGAAACACGTCCTGCGTGGAAGGTCATTCGCGTGCTGGCCAATCTTTTGGGTATTCCGGGCTTCGACTATGAGTCGGCACAGGACGTCCTGCTGGCGATGCACAAAGACGCAGGTGCTGTGCCTGAGTTTGTTCCTGCGGCCCGCTTGGGTAACGCGACCAATGCGGTCATTGATTTGACGCCGACGACTGTCGAGCCTGCGGTAGCGTCGATTTATCAACTGGACGGGTTGGTGCGTAGAGCATCCTCCCTTCAATTGACAGCCGATGCGCGATCCGCAACTGCACAGCAGCCGGCACAGGAGGCACTGGCATGA
- the nuoH gene encoding NADH-quinone oxidoreductase subunit NuoH, with translation MIDTIFNAGAGLSGDAWWTGLAWPIVWTLIKIIVVVLPLMGAVAYTTLWERKFLGWMQVRLGPNRVGPWGILQPIADALKLLTKEILVPTAANKGLFFIGPVLTIMPSMATWAVVPFGPDIALANVNAGLLYLMAIASLEVYGVVIAGWASNSKYAFLGAIRASAQMVSYEIAMGFCLVIVLMVSGSMNLTQIVLGQGKGQFVDMGLGFLSWNWLPLLPIFVVYIISGLAETNRHPFDVVEGEAEIVAGHMVEYSGMSYAMFYLSEYANMWLISVMASVMFLGGWLSPVAALDWVPGWIWLGIKSFAIISFFIWVRATFPRFRYDQVMRLGWKVFIPVTLFWLTVVGVWMQTSFSIWK, from the coding sequence ATGATTGACACAATTTTCAATGCAGGCGCTGGCCTCAGCGGCGATGCATGGTGGACTGGCCTGGCCTGGCCCATTGTTTGGACGCTGATCAAGATCATTGTGGTGGTGCTTCCTTTGATGGGCGCTGTCGCATACACCACCTTGTGGGAACGTAAATTCCTGGGTTGGATGCAGGTCCGTCTCGGACCCAACCGTGTAGGCCCCTGGGGCATTCTTCAGCCTATCGCTGATGCGCTCAAGCTGTTGACCAAGGAAATCCTGGTTCCTACGGCTGCGAACAAAGGCTTGTTCTTTATCGGCCCAGTGCTGACCATCATGCCGTCCATGGCGACTTGGGCTGTGGTTCCCTTTGGCCCGGACATCGCATTGGCCAACGTCAATGCGGGCTTGCTGTACCTGATGGCCATTGCCTCCTTGGAAGTCTATGGCGTGGTGATTGCCGGTTGGGCTTCCAACTCCAAGTATGCGTTCCTCGGTGCCATTCGTGCTTCGGCGCAAATGGTGAGCTATGAAATTGCCATGGGCTTCTGCCTGGTCATTGTGCTCATGGTGAGCGGCAGCATGAATCTGACGCAGATCGTGCTGGGCCAAGGCAAGGGCCAATTCGTGGATATGGGGCTGGGCTTCCTCTCCTGGAACTGGCTGCCTTTGTTGCCGATTTTTGTGGTGTACATCATCTCCGGTCTGGCTGAAACCAATCGCCACCCATTTGACGTTGTGGAGGGTGAAGCGGAAATTGTGGCCGGTCACATGGTGGAGTACTCCGGCATGTCGTACGCCATGTTCTATCTGTCGGAATACGCCAATATGTGGCTGATTTCCGTCATGGCCTCCGTGATGTTCCTGGGCGGGTGGCTATCTCCAGTGGCCGCGCTGGACTGGGTTCCCGGCTGGATCTGGCTCGGTATCAAGTCTTTTGCCATCATCAGTTTCTTCATCTGGGTGCGTGCGACGTTCCCACGGTTCCGCTATGACCAGGTCATGCGTCTGGGCTGGAAGGTGTTCATTCCTGTCACGCTGTTCTGGCTGACTGTGGTGGGCGTGTGGATGCAGACTTCCTTCAGCATCTGGAAGTGA
- a CDS encoding NADH-quinone oxidoreductase subunit J: MSVTTGLFYIFSTVLLIAAFRVITARNPVHAVLFLVLTFFQAAMIWMLLKAEFLAIVLVLVYVGAVMVLFLFVVMMMDIHLDTLRQGFWKHFPFAALIGVVIALEMSAVLMGGFRGTDLAAGAAGAPSISNTQELGKVLFTQYLFPLEVAAAILMVAMFAAIALTLRARKDSKHVSAGHQVRVKAKDRMTVVKMTATQAAPEPESQAAEVKA, from the coding sequence ATGAGTGTCACGACAGGTCTTTTCTATATTTTTTCCACGGTCCTGCTGATTGCAGCGTTCCGCGTCATCACCGCGCGCAATCCGGTGCATGCCGTGTTGTTTCTGGTGCTGACATTTTTCCAGGCAGCCATGATTTGGATGTTGCTCAAGGCTGAGTTCCTGGCCATCGTGCTGGTACTGGTCTACGTGGGTGCTGTCATGGTGCTGTTCCTGTTCGTTGTGATGATGATGGACATCCATCTCGATACGTTGCGACAGGGTTTCTGGAAGCACTTTCCCTTTGCGGCCCTGATCGGTGTGGTCATCGCGCTGGAAATGTCTGCCGTTTTGATGGGGGGCTTCCGCGGTACGGATCTGGCGGCCGGAGCTGCTGGTGCTCCTTCCATATCCAACACCCAGGAGCTGGGCAAGGTTCTGTTCACGCAATACCTGTTCCCGCTTGAAGTGGCCGCTGCGATTCTGATGGTCGCCATGTTCGCTGCCATTGCGCTCACCTTGCGTGCACGCAAGGACAGCAAGCATGTGAGTGCTGGACATCAGGTTCGCGTGAAAGCCAAGGATCGTATGACAGTGGTGAAGATGACTGCTACGCAGGCAGCACCCGAGCCCGAGTCGCAAGCTGCGGAGGTAAAAGCATGA
- the nuoL gene encoding NADH-quinone oxidoreductase subunit L: MSQTLSASTLIWVPLAPLAGSVLAGVLGTKFGGNRIGRAGSHTLTILGVLIAFVLSAMTLMSVVQDGAHFNETLYTWMSVGGLKMEVGFLVDGLTAMMMCVVTFVSLMVHLYTIGYMHEDEGYNRFFAYISLFTFSMLMLVMSNNLLQLFFGWEAVGLVSYLLIGFWFNKPTAIFANMKAFLVNRVGDFGFILGIGLIVAFAGTLNYTEVFSKSEELAKLTFPGTDWMLITVTCICLFIGAMGKSAQFPLHVWLPDSMEGPTPISALIHAATMVTAGIFMVARMSPLFELSDTALNFIMVIGSITALFMGFLGIIQNDIKRVVAYSTLSQLGYMTVALGASAYSVAVFHLMTHAFFKALLFLGAGSVIMGCHHNQDIRWMGGLRKYMPITWITSLLGSLALIGTPFFAGFYSKDSIIEVVSESHLPGAGFASFAVLAGVFVTAFYSFRMYFLVFHGKERFDQNPDAHHHGHDDHGHHGDHHPHESPWVVWVPLVLLAIPSVIIGFLTIDPMLFGDFFKGAIFIDAEKHPGMEELAHAFHGPVAMALHALTSAPLWLALAGVALSYYMYMVNPALPAAIKRAVSPIYTLLENKYYMDWFNENVLARGARGLGTGLWKGGDQMLIDGAVVNGSWKLVGWVSGGIRRIQTGYLYHYALAMILGIFVLMTYFVWLK, translated from the coding sequence ATGAGTCAAACCCTTTCTGCTTCTACCCTGATCTGGGTTCCCTTGGCGCCATTGGCGGGCTCGGTGCTGGCCGGTGTGCTGGGTACCAAGTTCGGTGGCAATCGTATCGGGCGCGCTGGCAGCCACACGCTCACCATTTTGGGCGTGTTGATTGCCTTTGTACTGTCTGCCATGACGCTGATGAGCGTGGTGCAAGACGGTGCCCATTTCAATGAGACCCTGTACACCTGGATGTCCGTCGGTGGTCTCAAGATGGAAGTTGGCTTCCTGGTGGATGGCCTGACCGCCATGATGATGTGTGTGGTGACCTTTGTGTCCCTGATGGTCCACCTCTACACCATCGGTTACATGCATGAGGACGAGGGCTACAACCGCTTCTTCGCCTACATCTCCTTGTTCACCTTCTCCATGTTGATGCTGGTGATGAGCAACAACCTGCTGCAACTGTTCTTCGGTTGGGAAGCGGTGGGTCTGGTGTCGTACCTGCTGATCGGTTTCTGGTTCAACAAGCCCACGGCCATCTTCGCCAACATGAAGGCTTTCCTGGTGAACCGCGTGGGTGACTTTGGCTTCATTCTGGGCATCGGGTTGATCGTTGCCTTTGCCGGCACCCTGAACTACACCGAAGTATTCAGCAAGTCCGAAGAACTGGCCAAACTGACCTTTCCGGGTACGGACTGGATGCTGATCACCGTGACTTGCATCTGCCTGTTCATCGGCGCCATGGGCAAGTCGGCCCAGTTCCCGTTGCACGTGTGGCTGCCCGACTCCATGGAAGGCCCTACACCCATCTCCGCGTTGATCCACGCGGCAACCATGGTGACCGCCGGCATCTTCATGGTGGCACGTATGTCGCCACTGTTTGAGCTGAGCGACACGGCGCTGAATTTCATCATGGTGATCGGCTCCATCACTGCCTTGTTCATGGGCTTCCTGGGCATCATCCAGAACGACATCAAGCGCGTGGTAGCGTATTCCACGCTGTCGCAACTGGGCTACATGACGGTGGCTCTGGGCGCATCGGCCTACTCGGTCGCCGTGTTCCACCTGATGACGCACGCGTTTTTCAAGGCGCTGCTGTTTCTTGGTGCTGGTTCGGTCATCATGGGCTGCCACCACAACCAGGACATCCGCTGGATGGGTGGTCTGCGCAAGTACATGCCCATCACCTGGATAACCTCCTTGCTGGGTTCGTTGGCGTTGATCGGTACGCCGTTCTTCGCAGGTTTCTATTCCAAGGACAGCATCATTGAGGTGGTATCCGAGAGCCATCTGCCGGGCGCAGGCTTTGCATCCTTCGCCGTATTGGCTGGTGTATTCGTCACGGCGTTCTACTCCTTCCGCATGTATTTCCTGGTGTTCCATGGAAAAGAGCGCTTTGACCAGAATCCGGACGCACACCACCATGGCCATGACGACCATGGTCACCATGGCGATCACCATCCGCATGAGTCGCCCTGGGTGGTGTGGGTACCTCTGGTCTTGCTGGCTATTCCCTCGGTCATCATTGGTTTCCTGACCATTGACCCCATGCTGTTTGGCGATTTCTTCAAGGGCGCGATATTCATCGATGCCGAGAAGCATCCTGGTATGGAAGAGCTGGCCCATGCATTCCACGGCCCCGTTGCCATGGCCCTGCACGCGCTGACCAGTGCACCTTTGTGGCTGGCGCTGGCGGGTGTGGCCTTGTCCTATTACATGTATATGGTGAACCCAGCACTGCCCGCTGCCATCAAGCGCGCCGTGTCGCCTATCTACACCCTGCTGGAAAACAAGTACTACATGGACTGGTTCAATGAAAATGTGCTGGCACGCGGTGCGCGCGGCCTGGGTACCGGTCTGTGGAAGGGCGGCGATCAGATGCTGATTGATGGTGCCGTGGTCAACGGTTCCTGGAAGCTGGTGGGATGGGTGTCGGGAGGTATTCGCAGAATCCAGACCGGCTATCTGTACCACTACGCGCTGGCCATGATTCTGGGCATCTTTGTCCTGATGACGTATTTCGTTTGGCTCAAGTAG
- the nuoK gene encoding NADH-quinone oxidoreductase subunit NuoK encodes MTLTLGHFLTLGAILFAMSVVGIFLNRRNLIVLLMAIELMLLAVNTNFVAFSYYLHDMHGQIFVFFILTVAAAESAIGLAILVLLFRNKSTVNVDELHSLKG; translated from the coding sequence ATGACGCTCACACTGGGTCACTTTCTCACATTGGGCGCCATTCTGTTCGCCATGTCGGTAGTGGGTATTTTTCTGAATCGGCGCAACCTGATCGTGTTGCTGATGGCCATCGAACTGATGCTGCTGGCGGTCAATACCAACTTCGTGGCGTTTTCCTATTACTTGCATGACATGCATGGTCAGATCTTCGTGTTCTTCATCCTGACCGTCGCTGCCGCTGAGTCCGCCATCGGATTGGCGATTCTGGTCTTGCTGTTCCGTAACAAGTCCACCGTCAACGTGGATGAACTTCATTCGCTCAAGGGTTAA
- the nuoI gene encoding NADH-quinone oxidoreductase subunit NuoI — protein sequence MTSKTVKSIPLPFSVKDFLYSFLLVELFKGLALTGRYLFRRKVTVQFPEEKTPLSPRFRGLHALRRYENGEERCIACKLCEAVCPAMAITIESDVRADGSRRTTRYDIDLTKCIFCGFCEESCPVDSIVETQIFEYHGEKRGDLYFTKDMLLAVGDRYESEIAASKAADAKYR from the coding sequence ATGACAAGCAAAACTGTAAAGAGCATTCCTCTGCCCTTTTCCGTCAAGGATTTTCTCTACAGCTTCCTGTTGGTGGAGCTGTTCAAGGGACTGGCACTGACTGGTCGCTATCTGTTCCGTCGCAAGGTCACGGTGCAGTTTCCGGAAGAAAAAACGCCGCTGTCGCCGCGCTTCCGTGGCCTGCATGCGCTGCGTCGTTACGAAAACGGTGAAGAGCGCTGCATCGCCTGCAAATTGTGTGAAGCGGTTTGCCCAGCCATGGCCATCACCATTGAGTCTGATGTGCGTGCCGACGGCTCCCGCCGCACCACGCGCTACGACATCGATCTGACCAAATGCATCTTCTGCGGCTTTTGCGAAGAGAGTTGCCCGGTGGATTCGATTGTGGAGACGCAGATTTTCGAATACCACGGTGAAAAGCGTGGGGATCTGTACTTCACCAAGGACATGCTGCTGGCCGTGGGCGATCGCTATGAGAGCGAAATTGCTGCAAGCAAGGCCGCAGACGCCAAATACCGATAA